DNA sequence from the Candidatus Fluviicola riflensis genome:
TTCCATTCAAAGATTGGCGCATCAAAACCGAAGCGTATTATCAGATTCTGAACAACGTTCCGATCACGACCGATTCTTCGAGTTTTTCGATGCTGAATGCCGGATCTTCGTTTACGCCGATTGAAGAAGGTTTACTGGTTAACAACGGAACGGGGCGCAATTACGGCCTGGAACTGACAATCGAGAAATACTTCAGCAAAGGCTATTACGGATTGATTACCGGAACGCTTTACGAAGCAAAATATACCGGTAGTGACGATGTGGAACGCAATACGGCTTTCAACGGAAAGTTCGTTTACAATGTGTTGGTCGGGAAAGAAATCAAAGTTGGGAAAGCCAAACGCAATGCGCTGACGATTGATGTGAAAATGACGCAGGCCGGTGGCCGTCATTATACGCCGGTTGATCTGGCTGCTTCACAACTGGCGCATCAACAGGTGCTGAAAGGTGACGATTACGCCTACTCGCAACGGTATGCCGATTTCTTCCGCCTGGATGTGAAACTTGGGTTTACGATCAACAGCGCGAAACGCAATATTTCTCAATCCATTTTCTTCGATATTCAGAATGTGACCAACAACAAAAACATTTTTGCCGAGCGTTACAACCCGCTTACCAACGGAATCAATACCGCTTATCAGATCGGTTTCTTCCCGAATTTTGCTTATAAAATTCAGTTTTAATTAAAGGGAGATGAAAAAGATACTGGTAATCAATGGCCATCCGAATGCCGAAAGTTTTAACCGCGCGTTAACGGATGCTTATTTGCTCGGACTCCGGAAAACCGAAGCGGAGATCCGGGTGCTGACTATTTCAGAACTGAAGTTTAACCCATCATTGCAATTCGGTTATCAGCATCGCATGGAACTGGAACCCGATTTGGTGCAGGCACAGGAATTGATCTTGTGGGCGGAACATTTGGTGTGGATTCATCCGGTTTGGTGGGGCGGATTACCGGCCATTACCAAAGGATTCATCGACCGTGTTTTTCTGCCTGGCTTTGGGTTTAAATACCGCGAAAACTCTGTTTGGTGGGATAAACTACTGACAGGGAAAACAGCGCGTATCATCACGACTCTGGATCAACCGGGATGGTATTATCGTCTCGCTTTTGGCCGGCCGAGCGTGAATCAGCTCAAAAAATCGACCTTGCAGTTTTGTGGTATCAAACCTGTGAAAGTTACTTACGTCGGCCCGATTCGTCTCTCAAAATTGGAAGGTCGCGTTCAAATGCTTCAAAAAATAACTATACTCGGAGAACAGGAAGGCCGTTAACCTTCTTGTTTTCCTTATTTTTAACAACATGCTGCAAAACAATTGGCGCTTTTTATGGATGGTTCTGCTGGGAATTGTTTTTTCTCTATTGCTGCATCAGGTTATGGATTTCCCTAACG
Encoded proteins:
- a CDS encoding NADPH:quinone reductase, with product MKKILVINGHPNAESFNRALTDAYLLGLRKTEAEIRVLTISELKFNPSLQFGYQHRMELEPDLVQAQELILWAEHLVWIHPVWWGGLPAITKGFIDRVFLPGFGFKYRENSVWWDKLLTGKTARIITTLDQPGWYYRLAFGRPSVNQLKKSTLQFCGIKPVKVTYVGPIRLSKLEGRVQMLQKITILGEQEGR